The following proteins are co-located in the Procambarus clarkii isolate CNS0578487 chromosome 4, FALCON_Pclarkii_2.0, whole genome shotgun sequence genome:
- the LOC123749083 gene encoding uncharacterized protein, whose protein sequence is MVKDCVTVKHEMRWSGQGPVHRHSNLIYYENDIFESVSSHMSANDINIATEMGGWEQEKKTWRKLRNKGKATTISQQKLAASPSTKARRQPLNRSSPPAAQQKLAASPSTEARRQPLNRSSPPAAQQKLAASPSTEARRQPLNRSSPPAAQQKLAASPSTEARHQPLNRGSPPAPQQKLAASPSTEARRQPLNRSSPPAPQQKLAASPSTEARRQPLNRSSPPAPQKKLAASPSTEARRQPLNRSSPPAPQQKLAASPSTEARRQPLNRSSPPAPQQNLAATPKQGKTPRRRHSTSPRPPPLYQSPPPPLYQSPPPPLYQSPPPPLYQSPPPPLYQSPPLYQSPPPPLYQSPPPPLYQSPPPPLYQSPPTATLPVPATLPVPTTATLPVPTAATLPVPAAANLPVPAPATLPVPAAATLPVPTPATLPVPAAATLPVPAPATLPVPTTATLPVPTTATLPVPAHRHSTSPHHRHSTSPRPPPLYQSPPPPLYQSPPPPLYQSPPPPLYQSPPPPLYQSPPPPLYQSPPPPLYQSPPPPLYQSPPTATLPVPAAATLPVPAAATLPVPAAATLPVPAAATLPVPAPATAHR, encoded by the exons ATGGTCAAAGATTGTGTTACGGTGAAGCACGAAATGCGATGGTCAGGACAGGGTCCTGTCCACAGACATTCTAATCTAATCTACTACGAAAACGATATATTTGAGAGCGTGAGTTCACACATGTCTGCAAATGATATTAACATAGCAACAGAAATGGGTGGATGGGAACAGGAGAAAAAGACCTGGAGGAAGCTACGCAATAAAGGAAAAGCAACTACAA TTTCTCAACAAAAGCTCGCCGCCAGCCCCTCAACAAAAGCTCGCCGCCAGCCGCTCAACAGAAGCTCGCCGCCAGCCGCTCAACAGAAGCTCGCCGCCAGCCCCTCAACAGAAGCTCGCCGCCAGCCGCTCAACAGAAGCTCGCCGCCAGCCGCTCAACAGAAGCTCGCCGCCAGCCCCTCAACAGAAGCTCGCCGCCAGCCGCTCAACAGAAGCTCGCCGCCAGCCGCTCAACAGAAGCTCGCCGCCAGCCCCTCAACAGAAGCTCGCCACCAGCCCCTCAACAGAGGCTCGCCCCCAGCCCCTCAACAGAAGCTCGCCGCCAGCCCCTCAACAGAGGCTCGCCGCCAGCCCCTCAACAGAAGCTCGCCGCCAGCCCCTCAACAGAAGCTCGCCGCCAGCCCCTCAACAGAAGCTCGCCGCCAGCCCCTCAACAGAAGCTCGCCGCCAGCCCCTCAAAAGAAGCTCGCCGCCAGCCCCTCAACAGAAGCTCGCCGCCAGCCCCTCAACAGAAGCTCGCCGCCAGCCCCTCAACAGAAGCTCGCCGCCAGCCCCTCAACAGAAGCTCGCCGCCAGCCCCTCAACAGAAGCTCGCCGCCAGCCCCACAACAGAACCTGGCCGCCACTCCCAAGCAGGGCAAGAC TCCCCGCCGCCGCCACTCTACCAGTCCCCGCCCACCGCCACTCTACCAGTCCCCGCCACCGCCACTGTACCAgtccccaccaccgccactctacCAGTCCCCGCCGCCGCCACTCTACCAGTCCCCGCCGCCGCCACTCTACCAGTCCCCGCCACTCTACCAGTCCCCGCCCCCGCCACTCTACCAGTCCCCGCCACCGCCACTCTACCAgtccccaccaccgccactctacCAGTCCCCGCCCACCGCCACTCTACCAGTCCCCGCCACTCTACCAgtccccaccaccgccactctaccagtccccaccgccgccactctacCAGTCCCCGCCGCCGCCAATCTACCAGTCCCCGCCCCCGCCACTCTACCAGTCCCCGCCGCCGCCACTCTACCAGTCCCTACCCCCGCCACTCTACCAGTCCCCGCCGCCGCCACTCTACCAGTCCCCGCCCCCGCCACTCTACCAgtccccaccaccgccactctaccagtccccaccaccgccactctacCAGTCCCCGCCCACCGCCACTCTACCAgtccccaccaccgccactctacCAGTCCCCGCCCACCGCCACTCTACCAGTCCCCGCCGCCGCCACTCTACCAGTCCCCGCCGCCGCCACTCTACCAgtccccaccaccgccactctaccagtccccaccaccgccactctaccagtccccaccaccgccactctaccagtccccaccaccgccactctaccagtccccaccaccgccactctacCAGTCCCCGCCCACCGCCACTCTACCAGTCCCCGCCGCCGCCACTCTACCAGTCCCCGCCGCCGCCACTCTACCAGTCCCCGCCGCCGCCACTCTACCAGTCCCCGCCGCCGCCACTCTACCAGTCCCCGCCCCCGCCACCGCCCACCGCTAG